Proteins co-encoded in one Callospermophilus lateralis isolate mCalLat2 chromosome 2, mCalLat2.hap1, whole genome shotgun sequence genomic window:
- the Acp2 gene encoding lysosomal acid phosphatase, with translation MMAGRLHGWSWAAFLQLLLGMNLMVMPLTQARSLRFVTLLYRHGDRSPVKTYPKDPYQEEEWPQGFGQLTKEGMLQHWELGQALRQRYHGFLNTSYHRQEVYVRSTDFDRTLMSAEANLAGLFPPNGMQRFNPNISWQPIPVHTVPITEDKLLKFPLGPCPRYEQLQNETRQTPEYQNESIRNAQFLDMVANETGLTDLTLETVWNVYDTLFCEQTHGLLLPPWASPQTMQRLSQLKDFSFRFLFGIHEQAEKARLQGGVLLAQIRKNLTLMATTSQLPKLLVYSAHDTTLVALQMALDVYNGEQAPYASCHIFELYQEDNGNFSVEMYFRNESKAAPWPLILPGCPHRCPLQDFLHLTEPVVPKDWQQECQLASSTADTEVIVALAVCGSILFLLIVLLLTVLFRMQAQPPGYRHIADGEDHA, from the exons ATGATGGCCGGCAGGCTGCACGGCTGGAGCTGGGCGGCTTTTCTCCAGCTCCTTCTTGGCATGAACCTGATGGTGATGCCACTCACCCAGGCCCGGAGTCTGCGCTTCGTTACCTTG CTTTACCGACATGGAGACCGTTCACCAGTGAAGACATATCCCAAGGACCCCTATCAGGAAGAGGAATGGCCTCAGGGGTTTGGTCAACTAACCAAG GAAGGGATGCTACAGCACTGGGAGCTGGGCCAGGCTCTGCGACAGCGCTACCATGGCTTTCTAAACACCTCTTATCACCGTCAGGAG GTGTATGTGCGAAGCACGGACTTTGACCGTACTCTCATGAGTGCTGAGGCCAACCTGGCTGGACTCTTCCCTCCCAATGGAATGCAGCGCTTCAACCCTAACATATCATGGCAGCCTATTCCTGTTCACACTGTGCCCATCACTGAGGACAAG CTGCTGAAGTTTCCATTGGGCCCGTGTCCGCGTTATGAGCAGCTGCAGAATGAGACTCGGCAGACACCAGAGTATCAGAATGAGAGTATTCGGAATGCA CAATTTCTGGACATGGTGGCCAATGAGACAGGACTTACAGACCTGACTCTGGAGACTGTCTGGAATGTCTATGACACACTCTTCTGTGAG CAAACCCATGGGTTACTCCTGCCACCCTGGGCCTCACCCCAAACCATGCAGCGTCTGAGCCAGCTAAAGGACTTCAGCTTCCGCTTCCTCTTCGGGATCCATGAGCAGGCAGAGAAGGCCCGGCTTCAGGGGG GAGTCTTGCTGGCTCAGATACGGAAGAACCTGACCCTAATGGCAACTACCTCCCAACTCCCTAAGCTGCTGGTGTACTCTGCG CATGACACTACCCTTGTTGCTCTGCAAATGGCACTGGATGTCTACAATGGTGAACAAGCCCCCTACGCCTCCTGCCACATATTTGAACTCTACCAGGAAGATAATGG GAATTTCTCAGTGGAGATGTACTTTCGGAATGAAAGTAAGGCGGCCCCCTGGCCACTGATCCTGCCTGGCTGCCCTCATCGCTGCCCACTTCAGGACTTCCTTCACCTCACAGAGCCCGTTGTGCCCAAGGACTGGCAGCAGGAATGCCAGCTGGCGAGCAGTACTGCAGACACAG AGGTGATCGTGGCCTTGGCCGTCTGTGGCTCCATACTCTTCCTTCTCATAGTGCTGCTCCTCACCGTCCTCTTCCGGATGCAGGCCCAGCCTCCTGGCTACCGCCACATTGCAGATGGGGAGGACCATGCCTGA